The proteins below come from a single Pseudomonadota bacterium genomic window:
- a CDS encoding FAD-dependent oxidoreductase produces the protein MTTRFAAIIIGTGQSGPALAARLSATGKRVAIIERKLFGGTCVNTGCIPTKTLVASAYAAHLVRRAAEYGVTAGGPISVDMKRVKARKDEISGRSNQSVEKWMRGLENATVYQGHARFESPHTVRVNGDLLEGDKIFINLPVA, from the coding sequence TCGGTACCGGGCAGTCTGGGCCGGCGCTCGCCGCCCGTCTTTCCGCGACGGGAAAGAGGGTGGCGATCATTGAGCGCAAACTGTTCGGCGGCACCTGTGTGAACACGGGTTGTATTCCCACCAAGACCCTGGTGGCCAGCGCGTATGCCGCTCATCTGGTGCGCCGTGCCGCCGAGTACGGCGTCACCGCGGGCGGCCCGATCAGCGTCGACATGAAGCGCGTGAAAGCGCGCAAGGACGAGATCTCCGGGCGTTCCAACCAGAGTGTCGAAAAGTGGATGCGCGGCTTGGAAAACGCTACCGTGTACCAGGGTCATGCACGCTTCGAAAGTCCTCATACGGTCAGAGTCAATGGTGATCTATTGGAGGGCGACAAGATCTTTATCAACCTTCCAGTTGCATAA